GAATGGACGGCATCACCACGAGCGTGACGAACGCGACACCCCCGATCCAGAGCAGGATCGCGATGACGTGGATGGTCCGCGCTATGGTGATGTCGTCCATCGTCCTTTCACTCAGGCCACCAGCAATTCATCGGCAGGACCGAAGAACTCATAGTGGATGCGTGCCGACGGAACACCGGTCAGCGAAAGCGTAGAGACCGCGTGGCGCAGGAACGGACGCGGACCGCAAATGTAATAGTCGGCGTCGGCGACCGGCGTGTTGGCGACCAACCATTCATCGGTGATGATTCCGGCCGCATCATAGTCGCGGCCTTCAACCTCATCGGCGAGCGGGGTCTGGTGAAAGTCTGTCACCTTGACCGTCTTGCCCTCGGCAGCAACGGCACGGACATGGTCGCGCATCGCGTGCGTCTCCCGGTCGTGGGTGCCGTGGATATAGTAGATGGGAGCCTCGGCCCCGCCTGCGACCAGCGCCTCGAGCATGGCCACCATCGGAGTCAGGCCTACACCGCCCGAAAGCAGCACCACCGGCCGTTCGACATGGTCGGCCAGGAAGAATTCACCGGCAGGTGCAGCCACTTTGAGAATGGTTCCGACCCTCACTTCATCATGGAGCCAGCCGGAGGCAAGTCCCAATGGCTCGCGCTTGACCGAAATCCGGTAGGTCTGGCCGTTGGAAGCAGCCGAGATCGAATAGTTGCGCTTGACCGGTGGATGGCCGGGAATCTCGAACCAGAAGGTCAGATATTGCCCTGGCCGGTGCGCCATGACGGGATTGCCATCGACAGGACGCAACACGAAGGAGTTGATCACACTGCTCTCCCGGACGACCTCCTCCACGCGGAAATCGCGCCATCCGTTCCAGCCCCCGATCGTCTCCTTCTGCTCGGTATAGACGCGTTCTTCACGCGCGATCAGGATGTTGGCGAGGAACCAGTAGGCCTCGCCCCAGGCGCCCAAAATCTCCTCCGTGGCCGCATCCCCGAGTACCGCCTTGATCGCGCCCAGCAACGCTTCAGCCACATGGGGATAGTGCTCCGGCAGGATCTGCAAGCCCACATGCTTCTGCGCGATCCGTTCGACGGCCGGAACGAGTGCGCCGAGATTGTCGATATTGCTGGCATAGGCCAGAATGGCCCCGGTCAGGGCGCGGGGCTGAGAACCCGCATCGCCATGGTGCGACTGATTGAAAAGATCGCGGATATCCGGGTTCTGGAACATGCGCGAATACATCTCATGAACGATATCCAGACCATGAGCCTCCAGCGCGGGCACCGTGGCTTTGACAAGGGCAATTGTCTGTTCGCTGAGGGGCTGCGACATCGATATCTCCTCCTGTGCTGAAATTGGCGTTGCGAATTGGCCGGTCAGGGAAAGGGCGCCTGATCGTAGAAGTCGATCTGCATCTTCATGGGGCCGAGAGGCGTCACGAAATGCGGTTGCTGGGGAAACACGACACCCGGGCTGCCGGGGGTCAGGACGGATTCCGACGCAGGATCCAGACAGGTAAATTGAAGGCGCCCCTCCAGGACCCTTATCACCCCCCATACACCCGCCTTCGTGGCATGGCGGGCGCGCAGAGCGGCAGGAAGCGTATCCTGATCGAAGACGGGCGTGGACCGATAGGGTCGGACATCAGCCATGACGCGCTTTCCCTTCTTGCCGATCCTCGTCTGGCACTGGATCGCGGGACAGCCGAAAGAACATGGCGAGCTGCAAACTTTCGGCAATCTGCGCCGCCTTGGCCTGAAGGGCTGCGGCAGCGTTCGCGGCCATCATCTCATCGGTCGCCTGCCTCCAGAGCAACAGCCAGCGATCGAAAAGTTCTGGCGAAATCCGCGCCATATGCCTCTGGTGCGCGGCAACGGGTTGCCCCTTATAGCGCCCGCTTGCGAGCATCACCGACGACCAGAAGGCGGTCAACTTCTTCAGATGCTCCGGCCAGTCAAGCACCGCATCGTTGAAAATCGGGCCAAGCTCGGCATCGGCTCGAACGCGGGCGTAGAAAGCCTCCACCAGGCTCTGCAGACCCCTTTCGTCGATACGTGAAAGGCCATTCACGACTCAAGCTCCAATCATGTATTGTAAATGCATCTATAACATCCATTTGAAAGATGCAATGCTGATGCATATTATCCAGACATGATTGAAAATGGGCCGAATCGGTCATGAAGCTGACGCTCTTCACGGACTATTCGATGCGCGTGCTGCTCTATCTCGCCGCACGACCGGACCGCCTGTCTTCAATCGCAGAGGTCGCACAGGCCTATGACATTTCGCAGAACCATCTGATGAAGGTCGTGAACGACCTGGCGCGAGCCGGATATATCGAGAGTCTCAGAGGACGCGGAGGCGGAATCCGCCTCGGGAGGAAACCGGCGGAAATCAATCTGGGCGAGCTGGTGCGCCATACCGAAGGGGGTTTCGATCTGGTGGATTGCGGGAACTGCGTCATTGCGCCGGCCTGTCGATTGACCGGCGTTCTGAAAGAAGCCCTAGACGCCTTTCTGGCCGTGCTCGATCGTTACACGCTTGCGGATCTCGTAACGGAACCTGCCCGATTCAAGGACATCTTCGATTCGATCGACTCACGATAGTGCGTCGCCGGTCATCCCAATGGAGCTGGAGCCAGCGTCTGCGAGATAGCCGTAAGAAGTGGAGCCGACCCATTCCACACGGTGGCGTTGCACTTTGACGCATGCGTTTTACCTATTGGAAGAACTGCTCAGTGAAGACCCATCATTCAGCGACATCATATCGACTGCGAGGAGAACCATGCTTCCGACAATGACGCGCTCTGCAACGAATGGCTTTGCAGCAAGCCCTGCGGCCAAAAGACGGGCCTTTTTGTTGTGGACTAAGTGTTCAGCCTAAGGCTGTTCTACAATTGCAGTGTTTGTCGGGTAAAGGGCGGAGGCTTTTCCCCTTGAGGTACGCCAGCTTTCCTGCGTTGTTCTCCGCCAAGTCGACATTCTCGAATCAGCTAGGTCAGGGCAAGCAGCGGCTGTTCGGTAGAGCGCCAAAGCCGGTCGCTCAGACGTGGATTGCCGTAAACTGAAGCCGGAAAAATCGGCATCGGTCAATTGTCGCTTGAGTTCATCCAAAGCGCGCCAGCAAATTCTGCAACAGCGGGCGCAAGCGCCTGATTTCCTCCCTGTGCGTTGCTGACAGGCCGGCCAGCAATTCCAGGGCGCTTGGCGTCAATTGTAATCGGGCCTGACGCCGATCCGTTGCCGTTGCGTGACGCGTCACCAGACCCGATTTCTCCAGCCGATCGACAAGGCCCGTGGCGCTGTGCGGTTTCAGCAGCAAACGCTTTGCCACGAAGCCGACCGTCGCATCCTCCGCAGGTGCAGCGCGCAGGGCAAGCAGGGCCTGATGCTGTTGCGGCGTCAGCCCCATCTCGGTCGCGCGTTCGTCGCTGAACGCCTGAAACTGGCGCAGTGCAAATCGGAATTCTGCCAGCGCCTCATAATCTTCGTCCTTCAGGGCGGCGTTATCAACCTCCATGATCACCTTCTCTTGATATATATCGTATTACGATATAATTGCATTGCACCTGTTCCACAAAGAAGGATTTCGCATGATTCGGGAAGCCTCCGCTTCCACTGAAGAGGCTCATCTTGGCGATCACAGCGCGGATCGCCGGATGATCATGCTGGCCGCGATGGCGCTCGTCGCTGGAAGTGGTGGAGCGGCCGGGGCCTGGGTCCTGCTCAAGCTCATTGCGCTCGCCACCAACATCTTCTGGCGCGGGCGCCTGTCGGTGCAGGATGTCGACATGGCGGACTTTGCCGCTGGTTTCGCTGTTCTTGTCATCCCCCTGATCGGCAGCCTTGCCGTCGGCCTCATGGCGCGCTTTGGGTCGGAGAAGATTCGCGGCCATGGCATTCCCGAAGCGATCGAGACAATTCTGTTCGGGGAAAGCCGGCTTTCCCTGAAGGTCGCCATCCTCAAACCGCTTTCTTCCGCCATTTCCATAGGCAGCGGGGGTCCCTTCGGCGCGGAAGGGCCAATCATCATGACGGGCGGCGCGATCGGATCGCTGTTCGCCCAATGCTTCCATCTCAGCGCGGCTGAGCGCAAGACGTTGCTGGTTGCAGGAGCAGCGGCCGGGATGGCGGCGATTTTCGGGACGCCGCTTGCAGCCATATTGCTTGCGATCGAAGTGCTGTTGTTTGAATGGAAACCGCGCAGCTTCGTGCCTGTCGTACTGGCGGTGCTGACATCCTTCGCCTGGCGGCCCTGGCTCATCGGAAGCGGCCCGATGTTCGCGGCCGATCTGCATACGCCCGGTGGCCTCCTGCCGCTCGGCTGTGCTCTCGGGCTGGGGATGCTTCTGGGCGCAGAAGCATCCCTGCTGTCGAAGGCGCTGTACCGGATCGAGGACAGCTTTCATCGCCTGCCGATCCATTGGATGTGGTGGCCCGCGCTGGGATCGGCGGTGGTGGGGCTGGGCGGCCTCATCGATCCCCATGTGCTGGGGGCGGGCTATGCCAATATTCATGCCTTGTTGGAAAACAGCCTTGAGGTTCGGGCGGTCATAACGCTTCTGCTGATCAAGGCGCTGGTCTGGCTGATTGCGCTGGGGTCGGGAACATCGGGCGGCGTCTTGGCTCCGCTCCTGATCCTGGGCGGCGCGCTCGGTTGCCTGGTGGGCCATTATTTGCCGGGCGATGCCGGGTTCTGGGCGATGATCGGCATGGCGGGCATCATGAGCGGCGCCATGCGTGCACCGTTGACGGGGGCACTGTTCGCTGCCGAGTTGACTGGCCATTTTGAGGCCCTGCCGCTGTGCGTCGCCGGCTCTGTGAGCGCCTATGCCGTCAGCGTCCTGTTGATGCGCCGGTCGATCCTGACCGAGAAGATCGCGCGACGCGGACGGCATATCCTGCAGGAATATAGCGTCGATGCGCTCGACCTGATGCAGGTGCGCGAATTGATGACGACGCGCCCCGATACGCTTTCGGGCGACATGACGGTTGAAGCGGCAATCGGCTTTTTTGAGGAGCGGGCTCGGCACCGCAGCTATCCGGTCGTGGATGGGGCGGGTCGCCTGTTTGGGCTGGTATCGCGCAGCGACATATTGCGCTGGCAGGTGGAAGGCATTGCCCGGCCCGTTACCCTGGCGGAAAGTCTATCGGATGCATCGCAACCCGTCGCCTTTCCCGATAGCACGAGCGGCCTGGTCGCGGACATGATCGTCCAATCCGGCATTGGCCGCATCCCGATCGTAGAGCGAGACAGTCGAAAGGTGATTGGCATTTTGACGCGGCAGGATCTGCTCAAGGCGCGGCACAAGCGTCGCAACAGCGAAACGGAACGGATACGGCCAATTGGAAAATCCATGGCAAACCGCCCGCTTTGACATTTATATCGTAATACGATATAAATGTCTCGAGAAGATGCTGCCGGCGCTGGGGCGGCGGCAGCGTCTGAACAAGGAGACGCTGCCGATGTTTGTCATCGCGATCATCGTCCAGTCCATCGCCCTTGTGGCCGCAAGCGCCTTGGCTGCTGGCGTGCTGTGCTGGCTCGCGTCCACCTTTGCCAGCAGGCTGCATCATCCCGCCTGGGCGGCGCTCATCGTCTTAACCCTGTTATCGATCCTGTTCCTGAGCGGCCTGACCCGCAGCGAGTTTGTCAGGCTGAGCGCACTATGCGCCTTGTTCGGTACACTATTTCTGTGGTTCTCCAGCGGCAATCCGGAAGGATCAGCTGACAGCGCCAAGCGGAGCGGCAGATGATGGCTGCGCCGGGATGGAACTATCCTGCCTTGCTCGCTATCGTCGGTGCACGCCAGAAGCCTGACCGGGCGGCGTTGCGCATTCTGGTGCGACGGTTGCGACGCGAAGCATTCCCGGGCATCAGTGAACCGGCGCAGAGCCGCCAGCATGTACGGCTTGCGATCAATATCATATTGACGCCCTGACGGTCCCAACCATCTGCGGCACGGCGGCGTTCTTCAACCCGATGTGGCTGCTTTCCTAAGTCGCTTACCGCCGCGCCGTGGTTCTGGAAACGGCCAATCGGGAACCTTCGGATAGGAAAAGGGGACGGTCCGCAGCAGAGAGCAGAAAATTGGCAGCCAAACGACCACAAAGAGTCGACATCCCCAACCTCCAGCCTGCTGATAGGCAGTGAAGCAGGCCCTTAGCCAGATACCGCACATCCCTATGAAATAGCGTCGAAAACCGAAAATTGACGGGGGGTCGCGATAGACATCTATTATGATACCATGGAAACATCGAAATCAACGTAATTCCAATTGCGTATGGATGATCCCGTAGGGATCTGCGTCGACGCCGATCGACAGATTTCGGCTCTTTCACGGGCATTTGGTCCAGGGCCGAACGCTAACACAGAGCAGGATAGAGGTGAACAAATAAGCGCGCGCACCGAACGCCTCTCGCCGCCATATGCAACGAGAGGTACACGCCATTTACCGGTTCACGACCCGCTGCTCAATCACCTGATCCAGAGTCCAACGGATAGAGGATGCGTCCGCAGGTGGGTTGGCTAGTTTCTCCTCCACGATCCGAAGGCGGTACTCGATGCCCGGCTGCGGATCGAAATCGACGATCCCGCTATAATGAAGCTGCCAGGCGTCGGTCTCCTTCTCGCGGACCTGGAGACAGGTCATCGGAGCAACACCGGTGCATGGCTTCGTATCGGCGGAAACGTAGATGAGCTTGCGCGGCGCATCAGCGGCGGGCTTGTGCGCAGCCTGATAGGTCAGGCTCTCCCCCTTGGCAGTGCGCAACACAAGCCGGTTACCCTCGATCCTGTAGGTCCGAACAGCGGCAAGGCTCTGCGTATAGGCCCGCTCCACGGTCATCGCCGGTTCGGGACAAGCCATCATTGTGCTGGCGAATTGCCCCTTGGCGTTGCCCAAGCGGATCGTCTTCCCCTTCACCCGATAAGCGCCGCCCGCACGGTTGCACATCGTCTCGGTGGAGAAGCTGCCCCTCTTGGCATCGAAATCGAGCCGGAGCCGCTTGCCCTGGGGCACCTGCCCTCCTGTCCATTCCACCAGATCCCAATGATTGGCGGCAAGCGCGAAAATGTTACGCGGTTGCGAGGCGGGTTTGGTCGCGGCTGTGGCAACAGCAGCCGAGCATAAGACCGCCAGCCCAATGGCCGTTCGAGCAACCCGGTAGTCAAAGATCATCAAAAACTCCCTATCGTTGTTGCCTGCCCCTTTGGAGAATAAGGACTGAACCGAATATGTCATTAATGTTGTACGATTGACAGGATCGCAGGAGTCGCGGGTGCCGATCGGCGTCGACGCAGATCCCCACGGGATCATCCATACGCAATTGAAATTACGTTGATTTCGATGTTTCCATGGGGTTATAATAGGCACCTATCGCGACCCCAGTCAATTTTCGGTTTTCGACGCTATTTCATAGGGATGCGCGGTATCTGGCGTAAGCGGGGCAAATTTCCGGGCAGGGGGACTGGACAAGGTTGGTTTGGCGTGATTCACACTGCCGATGACTTCGGGCAACGACATTGGCGGTACAAGAGGCGAGGAGGATATTCGTCGGGTTGTTGCTGCGCTGGTTGAGCGTTGCGACCGTCTGGAAGCGACGAACCAGGATCTGCTGATCGAGAGGGCGGCTGACAAGCTGGAGATCCAGGCATTACGGGACGAGATTGCGCGATTGAAGGGCGATCCGCCGCGTCCCCGCTTCAAGTCGAAGCCATCGGGGATGGAGAAGTCGACGTCACCGACACCGGGGAAGAAGCGGAGCAAGCGGAGGCGTGGGGCGGTGCAATCGAAGCTCACCGTCAGCCGGGATGTGACGCTGAAAGCGGCAGTTCCTGATGGCTCACGTTTCAAGGGTTACGAAGACGTCTTGGTGCAGGATCTTCGGCTTGAAGTTGACGTCATCCGCTATCGTCGCGAGATTTGGCGGGGTCCTGATGGTAAGCGGATCGCAGCAGAGTTGCCGGCGGGCATTTTGGGAGGCTTTGGCCCCGAGCTACGGCGCTTTATCACGGCGGGTCATTTCCAAGGTCAGATCACCAGCGAACGGCTGTGCTCGATGTTGAACGGGATGGGTTTGGCCATTTCCAAACGCCAGGTCGTACGACTGCTCAGCCGTGGGCTCGACGATCTGGTTGCCGAAGATCGGGCGATTTTAGCCACGGGGATTTCCACGGCGCAATGGATCAATGTCGACGACACTTCCGCTCCGCATGCTCGCAAGAATGGGTATGTCACCCATCTTGGGGATCGGCGCTTCGCGGTGTTTCGCAGCAGCTTTTCCAAATCGCGGCGCAATTTTCTCAATCTTCTTCAGGCGGGCATCAGCCATTTTGTCGTCAACGACGAAGCGCTAGCCAAAATGCGCGAGATGAACCTCGCGTCCGAACCGATTGCCGTGCTGGAAGCCCACGAAGCCAAGCATTTTGAGAGCCCCGAGGCGTGGCAGGCGCATCTTTGCGCGCTGGGCTTTGACAAGTTGAGCGTCACGCCCGATCCCACCAAGGTCGCGACCGAAGGCGCGCTATGGGGCGCCCTTTGCGAACAAGGTCTGCTCGGCGACACAGCTATCGTCTCCGATGGCGCCGGTCAGTTCCGCGTCGGCAGCAACCATGCGTTGTGCTGGGTACATGCAGAAAGGCTGGTCCACAAACTCCATCCCCGCTCGAAGAAAGATCGTGAAGCGCTCGAACTCATCCGCACGTTGATCTGGTGGTTCTACGCCGATCTCAAAGCCTGGCAAAAGCATCCGGATCCCAAACGGGGCCGTGCCCTCAGGGTTCGTTTTGACCGGATCTTTGCCCGCAAAACCGGCTTTGTGATGCTCGATCGGCAATTGGCACGCCTCTACCGCCAGAAAAACGATCTCCTGCGCGTTCTGACACGTCCCGAAATCCCGTTGCATACCAACGGTTCGGAAAACGATATCCGCAGCTTTGTCACCAAGCGCAAAATTTCCGGTGGCACCGTTAGCGAACAAGGACGGATCGCTCGCGACATCATGCTCGGCCTGATCAAAACCTGTGCCAAGCTTGGCGTCTCCTTCTACCAATTCCTCGGTGATCGCTTCGCCGTTCCCGGCGCGCCATCCGTTCCATGGCTGCCGGACCTCGTCAGCGCCGCTCCCGCCTGACCGCCCGGGAGTTTGCCCCGCTTACGTATCTGGCCAAGGGCCTGCTTCGCTGCCTATCAACAGACTATGAGCGCCAAGGCATTGCAAGCTTCACCGACAACGCGAACATGAGGAAATTCTGGGTGCAGATAGACTACGCGCTCTGAACGGATATCGATCAAAGACGAAACGCAGACGGCGGGACCGCCCATGAAAATGAAGTAGCTTCTCTTCCGCGAACATTGGATTATCGAATAGACCTGCATCGCGGAATCCATCCACGTTTTTGTGGAAAAGATTGTAGTAAACTGGGGACAGCGGTTCATAACGATTTATCATGTACATTGACGACTGCTGTAAAGTACAGGAATTCTCACCTTCCTGGTGCGTTATTTACTCTCCGAACCAGCATCTGTCGATTTCACACCATTCCGTTTCATTCGCGGGTGGTGGCGAGGCGATAGCTCCGGGCGTGCGACTGAAGCGGGGGGCAGGCATGGGCTGAAGAACCCCTTCCCGATGCCCGAACATGCCCCGAGCCCTGGAATGGGCGTGCGTCGCCGCCTCGTCGGGAGAGAGGACCGGCGTGACGCAGGCATCGCGGTCCGCGAAGATGCCTTCCCACTCCGCGCGGGTTTTGCCCGCAAAAACCTCCGCGAAACGCGCCTTCATCGCGGGCCAGGCTTGCTTGTCATGCTGGCCCGGAAAAGCCGACGGATCGATCGACAGCCCCGCGATCAGTTCCGCGTAGAATTTGGGTTCGATCGACCCCACGGCCATATATTGGCCATCCGCCGTCTGATAGACGTCGTAGAAGGGTGCCCCGCTGTCGAGCAGATTGACGCCCCGATCGTCGGTCCAGCGTCCCATGGCGCGATAGCCATGGATCATCGCCGCCAGCAGCGCCGTCCCCTCGGTCATCGCGGCATCGACGATCTGCCCTTTCCCGCTTGATCGCGCCTCCAGCACGCCGCAAACGATACCGTAGGCCATCAACATGCCGCCACCGCCCATATCGGCGACCAGATTGAGGTTGGGCGAGGGAATTTCATCTTTCCGTCCGCACAGCATCAGGCTGCCCGACATAGCGAAATAGTTGATGTCGTGCCCGGCAAGATGCGCCATCGGGCCATCCTGCCCCCAGCCCGTCATGCGCGCATAGACCAGCGCAGGATTACGCGCGAGGCAGATGTCCGGTCCCAGCCCCAGCCTTTCCATCACCCCCGGCCGGAACCCTTCCAGCAGCACATCGGCCGCATCGACCAGAGACAGCAGCTTTTCGATGCCGTCCGCTGCCTTGAGGTCGAGGCTGATGATCTCACGCCCGCGATGGAGCAGATTCTTTGCCGGATCGATCGGCGGGATGGCGGGCGGCGCGCCGGTCCGTTCGACCCGCAACACGGTCGCCCCCATGTCCGCCAGCATCATCGCGCAAAAGGGGCCGGGACCCACGCCGCCCATTTCCAAAATCTTCACGCCGATCAGCGGACCGCTTCTTGCTTTCGTCACGTCATTCCCATCCGAAACCGCCGCGCTCAAATGGCGGTGCGGTCGCCCCCCTTGAGTTTCAGAATTTCCCGCGCCTCATCGGGTGTCGCCACCGACAGGCCCATACCTTCGATGATCTCCCGCGCACGCTGCACCTGCTCGGCATTGGTTTCGGCCAGCCTACCCGGACCACCCCACAGCGAGTCCTCCAGTCCGACGCGCACATTGCCGCCCATCGACGCCGCCATGGCGACAATGCCCATCTGGCGCGCACCCGCGCCCAGGACCGACCATTCATATTGATCGCCGAACAGCCGGTCAGCGGTCCGCTTCATATGCATGACATCGTCGGGATGACTGCCGATCCCGCCCAATATGCCAAAGCAGGTTTGAACGAACAGCGGCGCCTTCACCAATCCCCGGTCCAGGAAATGCGCCAGATTATAGAGATGGCTGGTGTCGTAGCATTCGAACTCGAACCGCGTACCCAGCGGCGTCAGCAACGCCAGCAGCCCCTCTATATCCTTGTAGGTGTTCTTGAACACCAGATCGCGCGAGGCTTCCAGCACCTGCGGTTCCCAGTCATATTTCCAGTCCTTGTACCGGTTCAGCATCGGAAACAGACCAAAGCCCATGGTCCCCATGTTAAGCGAGGCGACCTCCGGCTGGAACCGGGTCGCCGGACGCAGCCGTTCCTCCAGGGTCATGGACGGATGGCCGCCGGTGGTCAGGTTGATCACGGCATCGCTGCGCTGCTTGATCACCTTCAGAAAGGGTTCGAACAGGTCGGGATTCTGGTCCGGCCTGCCGTCCAGGGGATTGCGCGCATGCAGATGGATGATCGCCGCCCCGGCTTCGGCCGCGCCGATGGCGGACTCGGCGATCTCCGCGGCCGTGACAGGCAGATGCGGCGACATGCTTGGCGTATGGATCGCACCCGTCACGGCGCAGCTGATGATGACTTTACCTCTTGCCACTATTCCTATCCTCTTGAAGCCGGTGATGCGTCCTGTCGCATTGTCAGGCCGGCGACAGGCTTTTCAATTGCCGTGAAACATCGGCCAGATCTTCCGCAGCGATATGGGCGCCCGCCTCCACCAGCTTGCGGCCCTGCACATAATCCTTCACCTGATTGACGCAGTCGAGGGCAATGATGCGCCCCTCCTTCAGATAGGCGACCGAAAAGCTGCGCGTCGCTGGATCGCCGCGCAGCACCGTCTGGTCATGCGTGGCGGAAATACCCACCGTCTGAAGGCGCAGATCATATTGGTTGGACCAGAACCAGGGCGTGGCACGATAAGGATGGGGCTCACCCATGATCGCCTTCACTGCGCATGTCGCCTGATCATTGGCGTTCTGGACCGACTCCACTCGGATCACCGTGCCATCGGCAAAGGGATTGGCATGGGCCGCACAATCACCGATCGCATAGACATGGGGCAGGCTGGTGCAGCAATGCTCATCCACTTCCACGCCATTATGCCCCTCCGCCCCCGCCGCGAGCAGCGGACCAACAACCGGGATGATGCCAATGCCGACAATCGCCAGTTGCGCTGGGACAAGGCTTTCGTCGGTGAACCGCAATCCCTCCAGCCGGCCATGGCCCTCGAAGGCGGTCACACCCGTTCCAGTGCGCAGGTCGACACCCTGTGCTCGATGCTCCTGCTCGAAAAAGGCCGAAAGCTGCGGCCCCGCCACGCGCGCCAACACGCGTGGCAGCACTTCGAGCAGCGTCACGTGCTTGCTCATCGCCCGCAGCGCCGCCGCGGCCTCCAGCCCGATATAGCCCCCGCCAACAATGGCGACCCGCTCCACATCGGGCAGTTCCGACAGGATCGCGTCGATATGCGCCCGGTCGCGTACAGCATGGATGCCGGGCAGGTCGCTGCCGGGGCAGTTCATCGGCCGGGGATCGCCCCCCGCTGCCCAGATCAGGTCGCCATAACCAACCGACCGTCCATCGCGCAGCCTCACCTGCCTTGCCGCCGGATCGAGCGCCACCGCCTCGCAGCCGAGCAACAGGTCGATATGATGGTCCGCCCAATAGTCCACCGGACGGATCAAAAGCCGATCGAAGCTCTTTTGACCCAGCATATATTCCTTGGACAAGGGCGGCCGTTCATAGGGCGCTTCCTGTTCCCGGCCGATAATCGCGATGCTGCCGGCAAAGCCCAGTTGCCGGAGCAGCACCGCCGCGCTCGCCCCACCCTGGCCGCCGCCGACAATCACCACATCATAGGTCATCTTGCTCTCCAAAGGCTCAGGCAGGCACGAAGACCAGCCGGCGCTGGGTGAATTCCTCCAGCCCGCTTTGCCCCAATTCCTGCCCCATGCCCGATTGCTTGGCACCGCCCATGGAGATGAAAGGATTGATGTTCATATGGCTATTGATCCACACCATGCCGGTTTCCAGCCGACCGGCGACATCCAGCGCGCGCGCCTTGTCCTTGGCCCACACCGTGCCGCCCAGCCCCTGGTCCGTGTCGTTGGCGCGGGCGATAGCGTCGTCCAGTTCCGTATAGCGCAGCACCGGCAGCACCGGCCCGAACTGCTCCTCCCGCACTATGCGGGCATCATCGTCGATATCGCGCACAATGGCCGGACGGATGAAATAGCCGGGCCGATCCAGCGTCTCACCGCCGATGACCCTGCCGTGATCGGCGGCCTCGGCAATCATTTCGCGCACCTTGTCATACTGCGCCTTGTTCTGGAGCGGGCCATATTGCGCGCCCTGCTGCGTCCCTTCGTCGACCACGGCCAGCCGCGCCAGTTCCGCCAGCTCGTCGCAGACCGCATCATATTGCGACGCATGCACATAGGCGCGCTTGATCGCCAGAC
This window of the Sphingobium sp. EM0848 genome carries:
- a CDS encoding chloride channel protein; this translates as MIREASASTEEAHLGDHSADRRMIMLAAMALVAGSGGAAGAWVLLKLIALATNIFWRGRLSVQDVDMADFAAGFAVLVIPLIGSLAVGLMARFGSEKIRGHGIPEAIETILFGESRLSLKVAILKPLSSAISIGSGGPFGAEGPIIMTGGAIGSLFAQCFHLSAAERKTLLVAGAAAGMAAIFGTPLAAILLAIEVLLFEWKPRSFVPVVLAVLTSFAWRPWLIGSGPMFAADLHTPGGLLPLGCALGLGMLLGAEASLLSKALYRIEDSFHRLPIHWMWWPALGSAVVGLGGLIDPHVLGAGYANIHALLENSLEVRAVITLLLIKALVWLIALGSGTSGGVLAPLLILGGALGCLVGHYLPGDAGFWAMIGMAGIMSGAMRAPLTGALFAAELTGHFEALPLCVAGSVSAYAVSVLLMRRSILTEKIARRGRHILQEYSVDALDLMQVRELMTTRPDTLSGDMTVEAAIGFFEERARHRSYPVVDGAGRLFGLVSRSDILRWQVEGIARPVTLAESLSDASQPVAFPDSTSGLVADMIVQSGIGRIPIVERDSRKVIGILTRQDLLKARHKRRNSETERIRPIGKSMANRPL
- a CDS encoding DUF1971 domain-containing protein gives rise to the protein MADVRPYRSTPVFDQDTLPAALRARHATKAGVWGVIRVLEGRLQFTCLDPASESVLTPGSPGVVFPQQPHFVTPLGPMKMQIDFYDQAPFP
- a CDS encoding Rrf2 family transcriptional regulator is translated as MKLTLFTDYSMRVLLYLAARPDRLSSIAEVAQAYDISQNHLMKVVNDLARAGYIESLRGRGGGIRLGRKPAEINLGELVRHTEGGFDLVDCGNCVIAPACRLTGVLKEALDAFLAVLDRYTLADLVTEPARFKDIFDSIDSR
- a CDS encoding MarR family winged helix-turn-helix transcriptional regulator — protein: MEVDNAALKDEDYEALAEFRFALRQFQAFSDERATEMGLTPQQHQALLALRAAPAEDATVGFVAKRLLLKPHSATGLVDRLEKSGLVTRHATATDRRQARLQLTPSALELLAGLSATHREEIRRLRPLLQNLLARFG
- a CDS encoding META and DUF4377 domain-containing protein: MIFDYRVARTAIGLAVLCSAAVATAATKPASQPRNIFALAANHWDLVEWTGGQVPQGKRLRLDFDAKRGSFSTETMCNRAGGAYRVKGKTIRLGNAKGQFASTMMACPEPAMTVERAYTQSLAAVRTYRIEGNRLVLRTAKGESLTYQAAHKPAADAPRKLIYVSADTKPCTGVAPMTCLQVREKETDAWQLHYSGIVDFDPQPGIEYRLRIVEEKLANPPADASSIRWTLDQVIEQRVVNR
- the hmpA gene encoding NO-inducible flavohemoprotein, whose product is MSQPLSEQTIALVKATVPALEAHGLDIVHEMYSRMFQNPDIRDLFNQSHHGDAGSQPRALTGAILAYASNIDNLGALVPAVERIAQKHVGLQILPEHYPHVAEALLGAIKAVLGDAATEEILGAWGEAYWFLANILIAREERVYTEQKETIGGWNGWRDFRVEEVVRESSVINSFVLRPVDGNPVMAHRPGQYLTFWFEIPGHPPVKRNYSISAASNGQTYRISVKREPLGLASGWLHDEVRVGTILKVAAPAGEFFLADHVERPVVLLSGGVGLTPMVAMLEALVAGGAEAPIYYIHGTHDRETHAMRDHVRAVAAEGKTVKVTDFHQTPLADEVEGRDYDAAGIITDEWLVANTPVADADYYICGPRPFLRHAVSTLSLTGVPSARIHYEFFGPADELLVA
- a CDS encoding group III truncated hemoglobin; this translates as MNGLSRIDERGLQSLVEAFYARVRADAELGPIFNDAVLDWPEHLKKLTAFWSSVMLASGRYKGQPVAAHQRHMARISPELFDRWLLLWRQATDEMMAANAAAALQAKAAQIAESLQLAMFFRLSRDPVPDEDRQEGKARHG